The Natrinema caseinilyticum genomic sequence TCTCGGAGGTCGCCGCTGATCCCCGTTCCGAGCATCGCGTCGACGATCACGTCCGCATCGGGGAGGTCGAACCCGCTCGAGTCGGTCACTTCCCGTGCGTCGTAGTCGGCCCCACGCAGCGCGTCCCAGTTCTCGCGAGCGATGTCGGTGCCGATCAGTTCGGCGCGGCCGAGCAACAGCGTCGTGACCCGATACTCGTCCAGGAAGCGAGCGGCGACGAAGGCGTCACCGCCGTTGTTTCCGCGGCCGGCGACGACGACGACTCGAGCGCCCGGATCGGCAACCGCCCGAATCTCGCGGGCGACCGCGTTTCCGCTCGACTCCATCAACTGCTTGCGCGGGACGCCGAGTGCCGCGGCGTTCGCATCGACGGCGGCCATTCGCTCGCCAGTAATCATGGGACAGGGTTCGGCCGGCCGACCGTTGAAGATTGCGGACACCGGCCCCAGTGATCACCCGGGTTTTCCATTCGGCGTTCGGTATCCCGAGCCGATCATTGCCCCGAATTCGGTCAGTCGACGCGACTGCACCGGCGAGCAAACTTATACCAGATGGTGACCGATTCGGTGACAGACACCGATTCAAATGGCGTGACAATGGACGCCCTACCATAACAGCGAGAGAGTCCCCGACGTTCACGCCGGGGAGGATGTCGTAGCACGAACGCGGACGGAACGGGCCTCGGTCTGTCGATCGTTCAGAACGTCGTCAACGCCCACGGCTGGGACGTCACCGTTTCCGAGAGCGCTCACGGCGGTGCCAGATTCGAGGTCGTCGAGGTCCCGTCCGTCGCGTTCGGATCGGTTGGGAATCGCGTCGGACGCTGACCCACATCGGAATCCGTCTCGAGTGACACGTCCCCGGCCCGGTGACCGGTCGAAGCGATATTCGGCCGGTCGAAGCGACGCGTCCCCGACCCACGACACCATTCATCAATAACGATTTTTAGTTTTCTATATCGAAATTATACTTGGCAATATATAAAACCCGCCGGCCCCAACCAACGACATGGCCGCAAGAGAGTTCGACGACTCCGCCGACCAGTTCGATTCACCGATCGACCAACCCGACCTCCGGCTCTATTTGCCGGGTACACCGAGCGTCACGTTCCTCGAGTACGTCGAAGTGGCGATGAAAATGTTGTTCGGCCGGTAACACGCTCGAGACCGGCCATCGTCTGGTACCGATTCGAAGCCGCGAGCGAATCACCGGCGAACGGGACTCGAGAGATGGCGACGGTTCGCTCTCCGTTCGAAGCCGTGCGTCAATACCGGATTTCGAATCCGTCCTCGCTTTTGGGCTCCTCGAATTCGGCCTGGACGTCTTCGACGTCGGCCGCCGGGCTTCCCGTGTGACACCACTCGATCATCCCCTCGACGGCGTCCTCGGGGCCCTCGAAGACCGCCTCGACGCGACCGTCGTTCAAATTCTTCACCCAGCCGTCGACGCCCTTCTCGTGTGCCGCGTCACGAGTATTGGCGCGGTAGTAGACGCCCTGTACCGTTCCCGAGACGAACACGTGTGCGCGGGTTCGACCTGCCATGCCCCAGTGGTCGACCGCGAGGGTGAAAAAGCCGGGTCCGCTCCGCCCGCAGTCGGACCCACTCTCGGGTGTCCACACGGCGCGACGGTCCGAAGCGACACAGGCAGGTGTCTCGAGGACCTACTCGAGTCCCGTGACCGTACGGCACCGAGACGGCATCCACTTCGAGCGGGGCGGCGAGCCGTGGGTCGTCGCCGACGCTCGAAGCGCCGCGGGCAGGGTCAACGTCGTGAGCCACGCCCACGCGGATCACACGTTTCGGACGGCGTCGGAATCGATCGTCTGCTCGGCCGAAACCGCCGCGATAGCCGAGGCCAGGACCGGTACCGGATTCGCGTTCGTCGAACGTGTCCCGGGCATCGAACTCGTTCCGGCCGGCCACGTCGTCGGCTCCCGCGCGGCGATCATCGATCTGGAGCGCGTGCCCGGCAGTTCCGCGGATGTGTCCGACGACGGCGGTCCCCGGCGCTACTGTTACACCGGCGATTTCTCGACGCGCGATCGGTGTTACCTCGAGGGGTTCGATCCCCGCGCCGTGGACGTGGACGCGCTCGTTATGGAAACGACGTACGGGCTTCCAAAGTACCGATTTTCGACGCAGGAGGAACTCGAGGCGGCGATCACCGACTGGCTTCGAGACAACGACGACCGGCCGTGTTTCCTGTTCGGCTACTCGCTGGGCCGCGCCCAGAAGCTCCAGTGGCTGGCCCGCGACGCGACGGTCGACGGGGATCGAGAGATCCTCGTCTCCGACTCCATCCGCGAGGTGAACCGGGCGATCGAACGGGCGACCGACGGCGTCTCACCGGACGGACCGACCGATCGCTCGACGAACGGATCGGCTGCGGGCGGCCTCGCGTTCCCCGGGCGACGCTACGACTCGCTGCGCGGACTGACCGACGAAATCGTGATCCTGCCGTCGAATCAGGCCCGAGCCGACTGGGTCGAGACGGCCGTCGACCGCGAGAACGGTCTGAAGGCGGGCTTTTCGGGGTGGGCGGTCGACGACTCCTTTCGCTATCGAGGAAACTACGACGTGACGTTTCCGCTCACGGACCACTGCGACTTCGACGAACTCGTCGAAACGGTCCGCGCGATCGATCCGGAGATCGTCGACACGAATCACGGCTTCGACGAGGCGTTCGCCGACCACCTCGCGACCGAGTACGGCTACCGAGCGCAGCCGCTGAAGCGAAACCAGACGACCCTCTCGGAGTTCCGCTGATGGACCGCATCGAACGCTTCGAAGAGTCCCGCGACGTCTCGAGCGGGCGTGCGACGATCCGGGAACTGCTCGAGTTGCTCGTCGGCGCGAGCGCGCTCGCGAACGTCCTGCTCGGCCGGCAGGTCGCGCTCTGGGGTCGCGGGGATTCTCGTCGTCTTCGCAGTCACGCTCGTTTCGCAGGCTGGGCCGTGGCCGGGCGCGAAGACGACGAGGAGTAACCGCCCGCCACCGGACACCGGTCGAGTAGGTGGTCTCACTCGCCGGTTCGCAAGTGGTGGAAGAGATACGTCTGGGCGTATCCCGCGTATTCGCCGCCGAGTCGGTCCCGAATCGCTCGCGAGGTCTCGGCGTATGACCCACGGTCACAGTCCGGATAGTGCTCCGCGATTGCCGATTTGATCCAGGTGTCGAGCGGAACGGCCTCGTCGAATCCCAGCGAAAAGAGCAGGACGCAATCCGCGACTTTGTCGCCGACGCCTACGAACTGCGTCAGGTAGTCTCGAGCCGCCTCGTACTCGAGGTCCCGAGCCGCCTCCGGGTGTGCCTCGCCGTGTGCGACCATCTCGGCCGTCCGGACGACGTAGGGGGCTCGATAACCGAGTCCGAGTTCGCGGAGTTCGGCTTCGGTCGCCGTCGCGAGTCGTTCCGGGGTCGGAAATTCCGCGTAGACGTCGCCGTCGAACGTCCGCTCCTCGCCGTACTCCCGCGCCAGCGTCGAGACCATCCCGTGAATGCGGCTCACCCGCATCTGTGCCGAGCAGATGAACGAGATCAGCGTTCCGAACGCGGGATCGGCGACCAACCGCATCCCCCGATGGGCCTCGTAGGCCTCCCGGAGCAACGGGTCGTCCGGTGCGGCGGCGACGATCGCCTCGAGATCGTCGTCCAATCGCAAGAGCCGACGCACCGTCGACTCGGCGTCGGTCGTCGATTCCCACTCGAGGACGTCGTCATCGGGGTCACTCTGGGCCCGAACGCGGATCACCTCGCCGTCGACGACGGTCGAATACCACGAGTCGGGAGCGGCCGTCCCGGCGTACATATCTCCGTCGTCGCGCCGCCAGAGGTAGCTTTGGCCGCTCTCGAGGGTTCGGTACAGGTCCAGTCCGCCGGCCAGTTCGTCGACCGGGATCGTCCCCGTCTCCATTCGTTCGACCCTTCGAGAGCGGCGGCTTTTGCCTTTCGAACCGGCACGACGCTCGCGTTTCGAATCGACGCGGCGAACAAATCCGTCGCTCGCGGGGTCCCGACGCGTCGGAATCGGGACTGCACCCATCTCGTTCGTCGCTGCGAGGCGAACCTTCTTACTGGAGGCGATAGAATGACTGAGCATGAATTGCAGGGTCGTCGTCGAAGCTGCAGTGCCGGTATTCGACGTTGAAACGGAAGACGAGGCGATCCGTATCGCCATCTCGAAGACGGGCGAGATGTTGAACCCTGACCTGAATTACGTGGAGATCAACATGGGTGAGCGAACCTCCCCATCGGGAGAGGAACTCCCACCCGCGTTTATCGCAGCCGACGAGGCGCTCGTCGCGCTCGAACTGGAGATGACCGTCTTCAACGTCGAGCGCGAGGAACACGCCTCGCGAATCGCACGAAAGGAGATCGGTCAACGACTCGAGAACATCCCGCTCGAGGTCGAACACGTCACCGTCTTAGAGGACGAACCGGACGACGATTCGACCGACGACTCGTCAGCGGACCAGGAGGACGATGACCGTGACTCGGCGGCCGAAACCGACGGCGAAGACGACGACGACGACGAGGAAATCCTCCCCGAATTCGAGGATCTGGTCGAGTGAGCGACACCGAAAGTCGGCGCCACTCGATGCGCGACCGTCCGATCGGGAACGTCTCGAGCTGACGGCGAAGCGTGGAACCGTCGCAAGACGAGGGAACCGGTGCGGCCCGTGGCGGCGTCCTGTGGGTCGGTAGTCTTGCCAGTGAGGAAAACTATCGTCCGGAGGATTCGGTACGCGTCTCAGTCTGCGGCGGCGGCGACTGCTTCCTGCTCACCCTCTCGCATGTTCGTTGTGATTCCACCGGCGAGCGCAAAAACAGCAGCTTTGTGATCAGTTTTCGATTTGTGGATCGACGTCGGTCGGATCCCCCGGGACTCGTATTCTTCAAGGTCAATTTGACAATCGTTCCATTCAGCGCACTGGTTCGATACCTCCGCGAGAAGGCCGTGAAGGTGAATGAGCTCCTGTTTCTTCATAACCATGCGGTCCTACCCACTGCAGGGTTATATTATTATCTTGAGTTGCGTTAACACGCAACCCGTGTCGCCTTTTTGGTGTATCACTGCACGGAACGTTTCGAATGCTGGGCCTACGCGAGAAAACCACGGGACAGGGAGCGCGTATACTTCTTATTACTGGCATAAACGATGCTTTCTCTCCTCTTTCCGATATGCTGTGTTCGAAGACTTAAACCGTGACTACCGTTGGAAGGACTGGCCTAAACGGGCCCGACAATCGGACTACCCGAGTTGCTTCAACGTTTGTAAATCGCGATCAGTTCGCATAAACTCGGCTGTACGGCGGGACGCGTGACAGTTCGGACAGTGAAACATCTCGGCCGCAGTCGGGAGTTCGTCCGGAGATGCCTGCCAATCTTTCGCACATTCGGGACACAACAGTTGGACGGTCGTTTTATCCATGCTATCGTCTTTCACAGGAGAGCTGAAAAACGTTACCGCAGTTTTCGAAGAGGGGCGATGAGACTGGAGAAACTCAGAACGGAGCGAAGCCCCGAACCACGCCACGGTGACGAGTCACGACGCCTCGGCGCCCGCGAGTCGCCTCGTCGGTTCCGCATCCCTCGAGTGCGAGGCATCGAACCACGTCCGGTCGTCTGCGGAACGTACCACCGTGTGGCGCGCGTCGAACGACGTCGCGAGAGACCGGGGTCTGTCGATCGTGCGGAGATCCGAGATCAGTTAGAAACCCGGTTTCTGAGGTCGAGTTCGTCCAGCAGGTCGTCGTTTCGGTCCATTTCGGTCTCGAGTTCGACGTGCGCGGTTTCGACCATCAGGTCGACGATTTCCTGACGGTCTTTGCCGGTCGGGTAGCGCCGTTCGAGCGGATCGCCGACGCTGATCTCGAGTGACCAGTACTGGTTGGGATACGCGGTTCGCATGTTGTAGGGGGAATCGTGGTACGCCAGACGGACGACGTACACCGAGAGATCCCGGTCTTCGTCGTAGACGACTTCGATGACGTCCCGTTGGGGATGGCCGTTCCCGTGGCTCGGTCGTTGCTCGTTGTTGTCGTGGGCGGCACTCATCGTTTGAACGTTGTCGTCGATCGCGTTCAAGAGTCGTCCCCGCTGCTTCGACCTGCACGACGTGTATACCGTACAACTTCGCCTTGTATTCGAGGAGAGTGATGGCGATTCGACGAATCGGATACCAGTTCCGACCGGGCATACCGTCCGCTGGTCGGTTCGAGGACGAAAAAACCACCCGCGTCAGGACGACGTGACAGATGACAGCCGGCCTTGTTTACGCAGGTGCGGCCGTATCGGAGGCCTCGAGCAGTTCCTTGTACCGGTTCCGGATGGTGACTTCGGAGATGCTCGCGACCTCGCTGACCTCGTTCTGGGTGACCTTCTCGTTGGTCAGGAGCGCGGCGGCGTACACTGCCGCTGCGGCGAGCCCGACGGGGGACTTCCCGCTGTGGACGCCCTCCTGGCGAGCCGATTCGAGCAGTTCGCGGGCCATCCGCTCGGTCTCGTCGGAGAGATCGAGATCGCTCACGAACCGCGGCACGTAGTGTTCGGGGTCGGCCGGTTTGACCTCGAGGCCGAGCTCCCGGATGATGTACCGGTACGTGCGGGTCAGCTCCATCTTTTCGACTCGGGAGACGGCCGATATCTCGTCGAGGCTGCGGGGGGTGCCGGCCTGGCGAGCCGCCGCGTACAGCGAGGCGGTCGCGACGCCCTCGATCGATCGGCCCGGCAGGAGGTCCTCCTCGAGTGCGCGCCGGTAGATGACGCTCGCCGTCTCGCGGACGTTTTCGGGGAGCCCGAGTGCGGAGGCCATCCGGTCGATCTCGCCGAGTGCCTGCTTGAGGTTGCGTTCCTTGGAGTCGCGGGTGCGGAATCGCTCGTTCCAGGTGCGCAGCCGCTGCATCTTCTGGCGCTGGCGGCTCGAGAGGGCGCGGCCGTAGGCGTCTTTGTCCTGCCAGCCGATGTTGGTCGACAGCCCCTGGTCGTGCATCATTTTGGTGGTGGGCGCGCCGACGCGGGACTTCTCGTCCTTCTCCGAGGCGTCGAACGCCCGCCACTCGGGGCCGCGGTCGATCTCGTCTTCCTCGACGACGAGCCCGCAGTCTTCACAGACCGTCTCGGCGTGTTCGTCGTCCGAGACGAGCCGGCCGCCACACTCCGGGCAGCGCTCCCGCTCGTCGGATACCGTGGTGGTTTCTTCGTCTTCGGTCTCTCGCTCGTTCGTGTACGTCCGGATGCTCGTATCTGTCATGATCTGGATCGGGTGGGTTACTCGGGGCTTCCGGGTGGGGTAACCAGAAGAAACCCGGACGCCTCAGCTAACATAGGGTAAGGCCGTAAGGCATATAAAGCTTTCGCCTACTTTATAAACTAACCCGATTTACTGTTATATATGTTCCGGTTATATAGTGATTAATCATTGGAGATTTCGGGGCCAGGGTTCAGGGGTCCTCCGGACCCGTTTGCTCGTCGACAGTAAAGAGGTGGCCCTCCCGCGGAACGTCGAACAATCCGATACGAGCGCCCGCGTCGAGCCACGCGTGACCGTAGGAAAACGACGCCAGCGCGTTGACGAGGTCCCCCTGGTCTCGAAAGTGCGTTCCGTCCTCGAGATAGGACGCCGCCATTTCGTAACAGTCCGCCGCCGCCGCTTCCATCGGCGTCCCCTCCGGCGGCGCGACCGTGGCCGCCTCGAGCGCCTCCGCAAGTAACTCGCCGTACCGGTTCGTCTTCTCCTCGAGATCGGCACCCATACCCGTTACTCGTCGTTCGATTCCGTAAGTGCGTCGCCTCGAGCGGCCGCCGTCGAGTATCGATGCCCGTTCCGCCCGGTCGGGCGCTCATCGCATCGGACCGGAATTCCGCGTTCGAGTGCCGATCCGTTACCAGCCGGACGCTCGAGCGGACGACGCTGCCGAGCGGCCGCTGTAACGTCCGCATAGATATCACGCGTCCGTTCGAACGGCCTCCTAGTGCGCCTCATACAGGTGTTCGTCCCGTCCGCCCTTCGAGACGACGTCCTACGCGTCCTCGAGGAAGAGGACCTCGATTACGTTCGGATCCACGAGCGGAGCAACGGGGACGACGGCGAACTCGTTTCCTTTCCGATCCCGACCCAGGCGGTCGATCACGTCCTGACGTCGCTGCGCGAAATCGGTATCGAGGACGATTTCACCGTCGTCTCGTCGATCGAGACGGCCAGGACCCCGCGCATCGAAGAACTCGAGGAACGATACGTCAACGGCACCGAAGAGGACGACAGTATCGCCCGCGACGAGATTCGGACGCGGGCGCTGAATATGACGCCCGGCCGGGGGACCTATTACTCGATGACAGTGCTGAGCGCGCTGGTCGCGACCGCGGGCCTGTTGCTCGACTCGCCCGCCGTCGTGGTCGGATCGATGGTGATCGCTCCGCAGGTCAGCGCGGCGCTGACCGGCACCGTCGGGCTGGTTCTCGACGATCGTCCCATGGTCCGCGACGGGCTCTCGTCGCTGGCGGTCGGCCTGGTCGTCGCCATCGCCAGCGCGTTCGCGTTCGCCTGGCTGATTCGGTTCAGTGGCGCCGTCCCCTCGACGGTCGACATCACCGCCATCGCTCAAGTGCAAAACCGGATCACTCCCGGGATGCTCGCGCTCGTCGTCGGGATCTGTGCCGGCGCCGCCGGCGCCTTCGGGCTCGCGACCGCGATTCCCGTCTCGCTCGTCGGGGTGATGATCGCCGTCGCGCTGATTCCAGCCGCCGCCGCGGTCGGAATCGGACTCGCCTGGAGCCACGCGACCGTCGCCCTCGGCGCCTTCGTCCTGGTCGCCGTCAACGCCGCATCCGTTCTCCTCG encodes the following:
- a CDS encoding DNA-3-methyladenine glycosylase family protein, with the protein product METGTIPVDELAGGLDLYRTLESGQSYLWRRDDGDMYAGTAAPDSWYSTVVDGEVIRVRAQSDPDDDVLEWESTTDAESTVRRLLRLDDDLEAIVAAAPDDPLLREAYEAHRGMRLVADPAFGTLISFICSAQMRVSRIHGMVSTLAREYGEERTFDGDVYAEFPTPERLATATEAELRELGLGYRAPYVVRTAEMVAHGEAHPEAARDLEYEAARDYLTQFVGVGDKVADCVLLFSLGFDEAVPLDTWIKSAIAEHYPDCDRGSYAETSRAIRDRLGGEYAGYAQTYLFHHLRTGE
- a CDS encoding acylphosphatase, which encodes MAGRTRAHVFVSGTVQGVYYRANTRDAAHEKGVDGWVKNLNDGRVEAVFEGPEDAVEGMIEWCHTGSPAADVEDVQAEFEEPKSEDGFEIRY
- a CDS encoding DUF357 domain-containing protein; the encoded protein is MGADLEEKTNRYGELLAEALEAATVAPPEGTPMEAAAADCYEMAASYLEDGTHFRDQGDLVNALASFSYGHAWLDAGARIGLFDVPREGHLFTVDEQTGPEDP
- a CDS encoding DUF555 domain-containing protein, translated to MNCRVVVEAAVPVFDVETEDEAIRIAISKTGEMLNPDLNYVEINMGERTSPSGEELPPAFIAADEALVALELEMTVFNVEREEHASRIARKEIGQRLENIPLEVEHVTVLEDEPDDDSTDDSSADQEDDDRDSAAETDGEDDDDDEEILPEFEDLVE
- a CDS encoding DUF389 domain-containing protein; the protein is MRLIQVFVPSALRDDVLRVLEEEDLDYVRIHERSNGDDGELVSFPIPTQAVDHVLTSLREIGIEDDFTVVSSIETARTPRIEELEERYVNGTEEDDSIARDEIRTRALNMTPGRGTYYSMTVLSALVATAGLLLDSPAVVVGSMVIAPQVSAALTGTVGLVLDDRPMVRDGLSSLAVGLVVAIASAFAFAWLIRFSGAVPSTVDITAIAQVQNRITPGMLALVVGICAGAAGAFGLATAIPVSLVGVMIAVALIPAAAAVGIGLAWSHATVALGAFVLVAVNAASVLLAGIAVFWHLGYRPDGWTAGTIRGNVSRDRLGSLAVVVALSVIVLTGAGVVLGHHVAFENDVNDGVRTVLDDAEYDGLELAEVRTEFNDGGLVTDETAVTVVVHRPADHPYPTLAETIERTLEERTDRTVTVTVEFVEGDTTAADTAGTS
- a CDS encoding UPF0058 family protein, with amino-acid sequence MKKQELIHLHGLLAEVSNQCAEWNDCQIDLEEYESRGIRPTSIHKSKTDHKAAVFALAGGITTNMREGEQEAVAAAAD
- a CDS encoding transcription initiation factor IIB produces the protein MTDTSIRTYTNERETEDEETTTVSDERERCPECGGRLVSDDEHAETVCEDCGLVVEEDEIDRGPEWRAFDASEKDEKSRVGAPTTKMMHDQGLSTNIGWQDKDAYGRALSSRQRQKMQRLRTWNERFRTRDSKERNLKQALGEIDRMASALGLPENVRETASVIYRRALEEDLLPGRSIEGVATASLYAAARQAGTPRSLDEISAVSRVEKMELTRTYRYIIRELGLEVKPADPEHYVPRFVSDLDLSDETERMARELLESARQEGVHSGKSPVGLAAAAVYAAALLTNEKVTQNEVSEVASISEVTIRNRYKELLEASDTAAPA
- a CDS encoding mRNA cleavage and polyadenylation specificity factor-like protein, encoding MTVRHRDGIHFERGGEPWVVADARSAAGRVNVVSHAHADHTFRTASESIVCSAETAAIAEARTGTGFAFVERVPGIELVPAGHVVGSRAAIIDLERVPGSSADVSDDGGPRRYCYTGDFSTRDRCYLEGFDPRAVDVDALVMETTYGLPKYRFSTQEELEAAITDWLRDNDDRPCFLFGYSLGRAQKLQWLARDATVDGDREILVSDSIREVNRAIERATDGVSPDGPTDRSTNGSAAGGLAFPGRRYDSLRGLTDEIVILPSNQARADWVETAVDRENGLKAGFSGWAVDDSFRYRGNYDVTFPLTDHCDFDELVETVRAIDPEIVDTNHGFDEAFADHLATEYGYRAQPLKRNQTTLSEFR